A portion of the Rhodanobacter sp. AS-Z3 genome contains these proteins:
- a CDS encoding SirB2 family protein, whose product MLEFYPQIKWVHIICVLASGSLFAMRGLLTQFGYTNAAQWMPLRWLSYAIDTSLLTAALMLVSILPSALFANGWLTTKLVLLVFYVVFATLALKRARTPRARRGFLIAALATFIYMLGVARMHHPLGWLHGWIA is encoded by the coding sequence GTGCTCGAGTTCTATCCGCAAATCAAATGGGTGCACATTATCTGCGTACTGGCCAGCGGATCGCTGTTCGCCATGCGCGGGTTGTTGACCCAGTTCGGCTACACCAACGCCGCGCAGTGGATGCCGCTGCGCTGGCTCAGTTACGCCATCGACACCAGCTTGCTCACCGCGGCGCTGATGCTGGTCAGCATCCTGCCCAGCGCCCTGTTCGCCAACGGCTGGCTCACAACCAAACTGGTGTTGCTGGTGTTCTACGTGGTGTTTGCCACGCTGGCACTGAAGCGTGCGCGCACGCCGCGCGCACGGCGTGGCTTCCTCATCGCCGCACTGGCCACCTTCATCTACATGCTTGGAGTGGCACGCATGCATCACCCACTTGGCTGGCTGCATGGATGGATCGCATGA
- a CDS encoding nitric-oxide reductase large subunit, with the protein MSTTRKLWLGLAALLVTSFAVLLWVGKEVHQQAPPIPTAVVTTDGQTLYTKADMDVGREVWQSIGGQQLGSIWGHGALLAPDWSADWLHRESMAMLDLLSRDAGLGPYDTLTAQQQAPLKERVREELRTNTYNAATNTITVSALRARAMEAVAAHYMSLFSNDPATHQLRETYAMRENTVPDMEHRREVTAFFWWTSWATATQRPNEAMSYTQNWPYEPLAGNSPTSTSFLWSVFSILFMIFGIGLLGWHHARQVNHEPLPTIPTRDPLTEFKATPSMKATGKYFWTVLALFLAQILLGATTAHYQVEGQEAYGFALANYLPYSLTRTWHTELAVLWIATAWLATGLYIAPLISGHEPKFQRLGVNFLWVCLLIIVVGSFAGQWFAVMDKMGLQYNFWFGHQGWEYTDLGRFWQIFLFIGLMLWLFLVGRALWPAMDRNKEGASIVGLLFLSTVAIGLLYGAGLMWGEHTHIAMVEYWRWWVVHLWVEGFFEVFATAVISYLFVRLGLLRVTTATTNVLFATIVFMAGGVLGTLHHLYFSGTTTAVIALGASFSALEVVPLALIGLEAYDTWKKQHAAPWMARYRWPIMFFVAVSFWNLVGAGLLGFLVNTPIALYYMQGLNLTATHGHTALFGVYGMLGLGLMLFCLRGIKPEAQWREGLLQSSFWLLNIGLSMMAALTLLPLGILQLKAVLDHGYWFARSAEFMDQPIVHMLVWMRVPGDTLFAFGALLIAVFVAALWLAPKRRTVDAPLPQAVTESA; encoded by the coding sequence ATGAGTACCACTCGAAAACTCTGGCTGGGATTGGCGGCGTTGCTCGTCACCTCCTTCGCCGTACTGCTGTGGGTCGGCAAGGAGGTCCATCAGCAGGCACCCCCGATCCCCACCGCAGTCGTCACCACCGACGGCCAGACCTTGTATACCAAGGCCGATATGGACGTGGGCCGCGAGGTCTGGCAGAGCATTGGCGGTCAGCAACTGGGGTCCATCTGGGGCCACGGCGCCCTGCTCGCGCCGGACTGGAGCGCCGACTGGCTGCATCGCGAAAGCATGGCCATGCTTGACCTGCTTTCCCGCGATGCCGGCCTGGGTCCGTACGACACGTTGACGGCACAGCAGCAGGCACCCCTCAAGGAACGCGTGCGGGAAGAGCTGCGTACCAACACTTACAACGCAGCCACCAACACCATCACCGTCTCGGCATTGCGGGCACGCGCGATGGAAGCCGTGGCTGCACACTACATGAGCCTGTTCAGCAACGACCCGGCCACGCACCAGCTGCGCGAAACCTATGCCATGCGCGAGAACACCGTGCCGGATATGGAGCATCGCCGCGAAGTCACTGCGTTCTTCTGGTGGACAAGCTGGGCCACGGCCACACAGCGGCCGAACGAGGCGATGAGCTACACGCAAAACTGGCCGTACGAACCGCTGGCTGGCAACTCGCCAACCTCGACCAGTTTCCTGTGGTCGGTCTTCAGCATCCTGTTCATGATCTTCGGCATCGGCCTGCTCGGCTGGCATCACGCGCGTCAGGTCAATCACGAACCGCTGCCAACCATTCCCACGCGCGATCCGTTGACCGAATTCAAGGCCACGCCTTCGATGAAGGCCACCGGAAAATATTTCTGGACCGTGCTGGCATTGTTCCTCGCACAGATCTTGCTGGGTGCCACCACCGCGCACTATCAGGTGGAAGGTCAGGAGGCCTATGGCTTCGCGCTGGCCAACTATTTGCCGTACAGCCTCACCCGCACCTGGCATACCGAACTGGCGGTGCTGTGGATCGCCACCGCGTGGCTGGCCACCGGTTTGTATATCGCCCCGCTGATCTCCGGCCATGAGCCGAAGTTCCAGCGCCTCGGAGTGAACTTCCTGTGGGTGTGCCTGCTGATCATCGTGGTCGGCTCGTTCGCCGGCCAGTGGTTCGCGGTGATGGACAAGATGGGCCTGCAGTACAACTTCTGGTTTGGTCATCAGGGCTGGGAATACACCGACCTCGGTCGCTTCTGGCAGATCTTCCTGTTCATCGGCTTGATGTTGTGGCTGTTCCTGGTCGGCCGCGCGTTGTGGCCGGCGATGGATCGCAACAAGGAAGGCGCCTCGATCGTCGGCCTGCTATTCCTGTCCACCGTGGCGATCGGCCTGCTCTACGGTGCCGGCCTGATGTGGGGCGAGCACACGCATATCGCGATGGTTGAATACTGGCGCTGGTGGGTGGTGCACCTGTGGGTGGAAGGCTTCTTCGAAGTGTTTGCCACCGCCGTCATCAGCTACCTGTTCGTTCGCCTTGGCCTGCTGCGCGTCACCACGGCCACCACCAACGTGTTGTTCGCCACCATTGTGTTCATGGCGGGCGGCGTGTTGGGCACCCTGCATCACTTGTACTTCAGCGGCACCACCACCGCGGTGATCGCACTCGGCGCCAGCTTCTCGGCACTGGAAGTGGTGCCATTGGCATTGATTGGCCTGGAAGCCTACGACACCTGGAAGAAGCAGCACGCGGCACCGTGGATGGCCCGCTATCGCTGGCCGATCATGTTCTTCGTGGCGGTGAGTTTCTGGAATCTCGTCGGCGCTGGCTTGCTCGGCTTCCTGGTCAACACACCGATTGCGCTTTACTACATGCAGGGGCTGAACCTTACCGCCACGCACGGCCACACCGCCCTGTTCGGCGTGTACGGCATGCTTGGCCTGGGCCTGATGCTGTTCTGCCTGCGCGGCATCAAGCCGGAAGCACAGTGGCGCGAGGGTCTGCTGCAGAGTTCGTTCTGGCTGCTCAATATCGGCTTGTCGATGATGGCCGCGCTGACCTTGTTGCCACTGGGCATCCTGCAATTGAAGGCCGTACTTGATCACGGCTACTGGTTTGCGCGATCCGCCGAGTTCATGGATCAGCCCATCGTCCACATGCTGGTGTGGATGCGCGTACCGGGCGACACCTTGTTTGCCTTCGGCGCACTGCTGATCGCGGTGTTCGTGGCGGCGCTGTGGCTTGCGCCAAAACGTCGCACTGTCGACGCTCCGCTGCCACAGGCCGTTACCGAAAGCGCCTGA
- a CDS encoding PLP-dependent cysteine synthase family protein, translating into MESPLRLINYQQDADRRWLHDALTKLAQESARSADTHLLKLNFPGFHGIDFYFKDEAAHPSGSLKHRLARSLFLYSLCNGRLRGGQSVVDASSGSTAISEAWFARLLGLSFTAVMPAGTAPGKIRDVQSLGGICDLVDDPAQVHARAAEHATDGACHLDQFGLAERATDWRGNNNIAESIIGQLALEAEPEPAWIVCGAGTGGTSATIGRYLRYRRLHTRLCVAEPVGSAYVRGWRHRDASAVASQPTLIEGIGRPRVEPGFIFDVVDRVSEIPDAASVAAAWLLEDLFGHRYGGSSGTNLVACLQLAASMRARGERGSIVSLLCDRGERYAQTLFDHDWLLAHKLDLAPWDTALRNSLASGCMPTVR; encoded by the coding sequence ATGGAAAGCCCGCTGCGGCTGATCAACTATCAACAGGATGCGGACCGCCGCTGGCTGCACGATGCGCTGACGAAACTGGCGCAGGAATCCGCGCGCTCGGCCGACACCCACCTGCTGAAGCTGAACTTCCCCGGCTTCCACGGGATCGACTTCTACTTCAAGGACGAAGCCGCGCACCCCAGCGGCAGCCTGAAGCATCGACTGGCCCGTTCGCTGTTTCTGTATTCGCTGTGCAACGGGCGACTGCGCGGCGGCCAGTCCGTGGTGGATGCTTCGTCCGGCAGCACCGCGATCTCCGAGGCGTGGTTTGCGCGTCTGCTGGGCCTGTCGTTCACGGCGGTGATGCCGGCCGGCACCGCACCGGGAAAAATCCGCGACGTGCAGTCGCTTGGCGGCATTTGCGATCTGGTCGACGACCCGGCACAGGTGCACGCACGTGCCGCCGAACATGCCACCGACGGCGCCTGCCATCTCGACCAGTTCGGCCTTGCCGAGCGTGCCACCGACTGGCGTGGCAACAACAACATCGCCGAATCGATCATCGGTCAACTGGCGCTGGAAGCCGAACCGGAACCGGCATGGATTGTGTGCGGCGCCGGCACCGGCGGCACTTCAGCCACGATCGGTCGTTACCTGCGCTATCGCCGACTGCACACCCGGCTGTGCGTGGCCGAGCCGGTTGGCAGCGCCTACGTGCGTGGCTGGCGCCATCGCGACGCGAGCGCCGTGGCCAGTCAGCCTACCTTGATCGAAGGTATCGGTCGCCCGCGGGTCGAGCCCGGCTTCATTTTCGACGTAGTCGATCGGGTCAGTGAAATTCCCGACGCCGCATCGGTTGCCGCTGCGTGGTTGCTGGAAGACCTGTTCGGCCACCGTTACGGCGGCTCGTCCGGCACCAACCTGGTCGCCTGTCTGCAACTGGCTGCCTCGATGCGAGCACGTGGTGAGCGCGGCAGTATCGTCAGCCTGTTGTGTGACCGTGGCGAACGCTACGCACAAACCTTGTTCGACCACGATTGGCTGCTCGCGCACAAGCTCGACCTCGCACCCTGGGATACCGCCTTGCGCAACAGCCTGGCCAGCGGCTGCATGCCGACAGTGCGATGA
- a CDS encoding prephenate dehydrogenase/arogenate dehydrogenase family protein, whose protein sequence is MNLPVSGTANFALLGYGRFGEAFAQLLLQAGHQVSVWDAQAEVPEALAAASLNDAVKDAQWIVLAMPVPNMRDSLHTLRPLLHAGQIVLDVGSVKMHPCGAMDELLGDAIAHVGTHPLFGPLSLARDERPLRTVICASPRHPQAAERASELFVALGCEVIEQDPETHDRAMAKTHVLAFFIAKGLIDIGVDDGMPVAPPSFQGMKHMLAAVRGDAGHLFSAIQRENPFAASARAELLAELQRVHQQLLAELNDDDLAIPLPDASTT, encoded by the coding sequence ATGAACCTGCCCGTTTCGGGAACGGCCAACTTCGCCCTGCTCGGCTACGGGCGTTTCGGCGAGGCATTCGCACAACTGCTGCTTCAGGCGGGTCATCAAGTAAGCGTGTGGGACGCGCAAGCGGAAGTTCCTGAAGCATTGGCTGCCGCGTCATTGAACGACGCCGTCAAAGACGCGCAATGGATCGTGCTGGCGATGCCCGTGCCAAACATGCGCGACTCACTGCATACGCTACGTCCGCTGCTGCATGCCGGTCAGATCGTGCTCGACGTGGGCAGCGTGAAAATGCATCCATGCGGCGCCATGGACGAACTGCTGGGCGACGCGATCGCGCATGTCGGCACGCACCCACTGTTCGGCCCGCTAAGTCTTGCGCGTGACGAGCGCCCGCTGCGCACGGTGATCTGCGCATCCCCTCGTCATCCGCAAGCTGCCGAGCGTGCCAGCGAATTGTTTGTCGCGCTGGGTTGCGAGGTCATCGAGCAAGACCCCGAAACACATGACCGCGCGATGGCCAAGACCCACGTGCTCGCGTTCTTCATCGCCAAGGGGCTGATCGATATCGGTGTCGACGACGGCATGCCGGTAGCGCCTCCCTCGTTCCAGGGCATGAAACACATGCTCGCCGCCGTACGCGGCGATGCCGGACACTTGTTCTCTGCGATCCAGCGTGAGAATCCGTTCGCTGCTTCGGCACGTGCGGAGTTGCTGGCCGAACTGCAACGCGTACACCAGCAACTGTTGGCAGAACTAAATGACGATGACCTCGCCATCCCCCTGCCGGACGCGTCAACAACCTGA
- a CDS encoding pyridoxal-dependent decarboxylase codes for MSPAQPFNHDEPRDHTLDACFLGPYGENDALLEKMMVEFLRDHVYWRRNFHPEDPPAIGTGAAHHPDYLAFESRMRRELHQLSAALKKSVPFHSPRYIGHMASDLLLPGLAAQMLTLPYNPNNVSEDAAPVTVDMEVQAGLQLARMLGYPHDPAQDGCAFGHLTSGGTLANYQALRLALALKAFPVALRTAQAPELELPKDDWSAFNLSQSASIGLLTAWQSWLAVQTSDERSRWLQRVERERIEQRGLVGFFAAHPTLKVPLVLAPVTAHYSWSKGLKLLGLGRDQLELLPTEGMRLDPSALHATLERCAREQQAVLMCVAVLGGTEYGTIDPIDQVLAAREVSRERGVDFAVHIDAAWGGYLATLFRNEDGSLRSREEVGADYTQFPTPAVHAAFAALAATDSVTVDPHKLGYLPYGSGAFICRDHRAMALLAERADYVFHGGTPKDYLARYRSLGQFIPEGSKSGAAAAAVYVTHKVLPLDHAHFGHLPRATVRAAETFHAGAQRFALELADCVQALVPFAPDSNLVCLALNLRGNTSIAVANAFVRELHDVLRCDPRQPLQTKEFFGSVTTLRPDMLGPAQTTRIFNALGLDTSSIDPDEDRLMILRHTLMNPFLIDHENGINYMDKYFEFLGRRIRVLRGSTNNQS; via the coding sequence ATGAGCCCCGCACAACCCTTCAACCATGACGAACCGCGTGACCACACGCTGGACGCCTGCTTCCTTGGACCCTACGGTGAGAACGACGCGCTGCTCGAAAAAATGATGGTCGAGTTCCTGCGCGACCATGTCTACTGGCGGCGCAATTTCCATCCGGAAGATCCACCGGCCATCGGCACCGGCGCCGCCCACCATCCGGACTACCTGGCGTTCGAATCGCGCATGCGACGCGAACTGCATCAGCTATCGGCGGCCCTGAAAAAATCGGTGCCGTTCCACAGCCCACGCTACATCGGCCACATGGCCTCGGACCTGCTGCTACCCGGGCTGGCCGCACAGATGTTGACCCTGCCCTACAACCCCAACAACGTCAGCGAGGACGCCGCACCGGTCACCGTCGACATGGAGGTGCAGGCTGGCCTGCAGCTGGCGCGCATGCTGGGCTATCCGCATGATCCGGCACAAGATGGGTGCGCGTTCGGCCACCTCACCTCTGGCGGCACCCTGGCGAACTATCAGGCGCTACGGCTGGCGCTCGCGTTGAAGGCCTTCCCGGTGGCGCTACGCACCGCGCAAGCACCCGAGCTGGAATTGCCCAAGGACGACTGGAGCGCGTTCAATCTGAGTCAGTCCGCCAGCATCGGATTACTGACCGCATGGCAGTCGTGGCTCGCCGTGCAGACGTCGGACGAGCGCTCCCGCTGGCTGCAACGCGTGGAGCGCGAGCGCATCGAGCAACGCGGGCTGGTCGGCTTCTTCGCCGCCCATCCGACACTGAAGGTGCCACTGGTATTGGCGCCGGTGACCGCGCATTACTCGTGGAGCAAGGGACTGAAACTGCTCGGCCTGGGTCGCGACCAACTGGAGTTGCTGCCCACCGAAGGCATGCGGCTGGACCCGTCCGCCTTGCACGCCACCCTGGAACGCTGCGCTCGCGAGCAGCAAGCAGTACTGATGTGCGTGGCGGTGCTGGGTGGCACCGAATACGGCACCATCGATCCGATCGATCAGGTACTCGCTGCGCGTGAAGTCTCCCGCGAACGCGGCGTGGATTTCGCGGTGCATATCGATGCGGCCTGGGGCGGCTATCTGGCCACCCTGTTCCGTAACGAGGACGGCTCACTGCGCTCACGCGAAGAAGTCGGCGCCGACTACACGCAGTTTCCCACGCCGGCTGTGCATGCGGCATTCGCCGCACTGGCCGCCACCGATTCAGTTACCGTCGATCCGCACAAGTTGGGCTATCTGCCGTACGGGAGCGGCGCCTTCATCTGCCGTGATCATCGCGCGATGGCCTTGCTGGCGGAGCGTGCCGATTACGTCTTCCATGGTGGCACGCCGAAAGACTATCTGGCGCGCTACCGCAGTCTCGGCCAGTTCATCCCGGAAGGCTCCAAATCGGGTGCGGCCGCAGCCGCGGTCTACGTTACCCACAAGGTGTTGCCGCTGGACCATGCACACTTCGGCCACCTGCCACGCGCCACCGTGCGCGCCGCCGAAACCTTCCATGCGGGCGCACAACGCTTCGCACTGGAGCTGGCCGACTGCGTGCAGGCGCTGGTGCCGTTTGCCCCGGACAGCAACCTGGTCTGCCTCGCACTCAATCTGCGTGGGAATACTTCGATTGCGGTCGCCAATGCCTTCGTGCGCGAACTGCACGACGTGCTGCGCTGTGACCCGCGTCAGCCACTGCAGACGAAGGAATTTTTCGGCTCGGTGACCACGCTGCGCCCGGACATGCTGGGGCCAGCACAGACGACGCGTATCTTCAACGCACTCGGCCTGGACACGAGTTCGATTGATCCGGACGAAGACCGCTTGATGATTCTGCGCCATACCTTGATGAACCCGTTCCTGATCGATCATGAGAACGGCATCAATTACATGGACAAATATTTCGAGTTCCTCGGGCGCCGCATACGCGTGTTGCGTGGCAGCACGAACAACCAGTCATGA
- the tatB gene encoding Sec-independent protein translocase protein TatB, whose product MIDFSLTKLLFIAVLALIVLGPEKLPGAARTAGAVLRRVRGSWDSVRAEVERELQVEEIRRAALEVAKQGDVAKGALDAAMHDLQKPVQTTLAGLEPSALPEAVSLEQVAPTPALAALPSDKAEVRREAAHAEVLS is encoded by the coding sequence GTGATCGATTTCAGTCTGACCAAACTATTGTTCATCGCGGTGCTCGCGCTGATCGTGCTCGGGCCGGAGAAGCTGCCTGGCGCTGCCCGAACCGCCGGCGCCGTGCTCCGCCGCGTGCGTGGTAGCTGGGACAGCGTGCGTGCCGAAGTGGAGCGCGAGCTGCAGGTGGAGGAGATCAGGCGCGCGGCGCTTGAAGTCGCGAAGCAGGGCGATGTCGCCAAGGGTGCCCTGGACGCCGCCATGCATGACCTGCAGAAGCCCGTGCAAACAACGCTGGCCGGACTGGAACCATCGGCGCTGCCTGAGGCGGTCTCGCTGGAGCAGGTAGCGCCGACACCTGCGTTGGCCGCTCTCCCATCCGACAAGGCTGAGGTCCGGCGCGAAGCAGCGCACGCGGAGGTGCTGTCGTGA
- a CDS encoding cbb3-type cytochrome c oxidase subunit I — MQIEYQTQRLSLRFFMLMLVLFVIQVGYGMLLSVQQVDPTVLAGVMNFNVARAEHLNLGILWILCGFIGAILFVSPLLSKREMFAPWLIKLLFYALIVIVLWNMFTLRLAQVGIAGWWHGQPWLQQGLEYLEPGRIAGVLVLVGFAILAFVVLRTFPPVRQWNEIHWGLGLGVSALMVVWVFGLFYVARLDLQEYFRWFVVHYWVEGVWEVIHITLVGFLLVLMFKVDIKSVGFAVFWGVALVWLSGLIGNAHHYFWIGTPAFWQFWGSLFSALEPLPLVFCFWHIYLDAHTNKRPLENAPAFYFILGSVVLEQIGAGILGFSMTFALTNVWSHGTWITPGHGHLALFGTFGMLGIAAAYFAVPIMRQVNNYDQRLGKLGFWLLLTGMLGMAFAFNLGGTVQIYVYRILGLDWFGGDVAHAMGVFKLLLPLFGVLFAVGALVVAYDLITLGRRISAPAGTDAHGGAATVHPVTRWGRPLSGFEAGIWLLMMWVFGAIITLGLLSFNLPRVRVEGDPTLPYLLAGIGYPGLLLVTLLFVWRFLASMEARTYAVETPSLLRILPAQA; from the coding sequence ATGCAGATCGAATACCAGACCCAAAGGCTCAGCCTGCGCTTCTTCATGTTGATGCTGGTGCTGTTCGTCATCCAGGTCGGCTACGGCATGTTGCTGTCGGTCCAGCAAGTTGACCCGACCGTGCTTGCCGGCGTGATGAATTTCAACGTCGCCCGCGCCGAACATCTCAACCTCGGCATCCTGTGGATTTTGTGCGGTTTCATTGGCGCCATCCTGTTTGTCAGCCCGCTGCTGTCCAAACGCGAGATGTTCGCGCCGTGGCTGATCAAGCTGCTGTTCTATGCCCTGATCGTGATTGTGCTGTGGAACATGTTCACCCTGCGGCTGGCCCAGGTTGGCATCGCCGGCTGGTGGCATGGGCAGCCGTGGTTGCAGCAAGGGCTGGAGTATCTGGAACCCGGCCGCATCGCCGGTGTACTGGTGCTGGTTGGTTTCGCGATTCTTGCCTTCGTGGTGCTGCGTACCTTCCCGCCGGTGCGTCAATGGAACGAAATCCACTGGGGTCTTGGCCTGGGCGTCAGTGCACTGATGGTGGTGTGGGTGTTTGGCCTGTTCTATGTGGCGCGACTGGACCTGCAGGAATACTTCCGCTGGTTCGTGGTCCACTACTGGGTCGAAGGCGTTTGGGAAGTCATCCACATCACCCTGGTCGGCTTCCTGCTGGTGCTGATGTTCAAGGTCGACATCAAGTCGGTCGGCTTTGCGGTGTTCTGGGGCGTGGCGCTGGTGTGGCTGTCTGGCCTGATCGGTAACGCACACCATTACTTCTGGATCGGCACACCGGCGTTCTGGCAGTTCTGGGGCTCGCTGTTCAGTGCACTGGAACCGCTGCCGCTGGTGTTCTGCTTCTGGCACATCTATCTGGATGCGCATACCAACAAGCGCCCGCTGGAAAATGCACCGGCGTTCTACTTCATCTTGGGCTCGGTGGTGCTGGAGCAGATCGGCGCAGGCATCCTCGGTTTCAGCATGACGTTCGCGCTGACCAACGTGTGGTCGCACGGCACCTGGATCACGCCGGGACACGGCCACCTGGCCTTGTTCGGCACCTTCGGCATGCTGGGTATCGCTGCGGCGTACTTCGCGGTGCCTATCATGCGCCAGGTAAACAACTACGACCAGCGACTGGGCAAGCTCGGCTTCTGGCTCTTGCTCACCGGCATGCTTGGCATGGCCTTCGCCTTCAACCTCGGCGGCACCGTGCAAATCTATGTCTACCGCATCCTCGGTCTGGACTGGTTTGGTGGCGACGTCGCGCATGCCATGGGCGTGTTCAAACTGCTGCTGCCGCTGTTCGGCGTCCTCTTTGCAGTGGGTGCGCTGGTGGTGGCTTATGACCTGATCACCCTGGGCCGTCGCATCAGCGCTCCGGCTGGCACGGACGCACATGGCGGTGCCGCCACCGTGCATCCGGTTACTCGCTGGGGTCGTCCACTGAGCGGTTTCGAAGCGGGCATCTGGTTACTGATGATGTGGGTGTTCGGTGCAATCATCACGCTCGGCTTGCTCAGCTTCAACCTGCCACGCGTCCGCGTGGAGGGTGACCCCACCCTGCCGTATCTGTTGGCCGGCATCGGTTACCCGGGCCTGCTGCTGGTGACCTTGCTGTTCGTCTGGCGCTTCCTCGCCTCGATGGAAGCACGCACCTACGCGGTCGAAACGCCGTCGCTATTGCGGATACTTCCCGCGCAAGCGTGA
- a CDS encoding cyclic nucleotide-binding domain-containing protein — protein sequence MEPIPDVLDLNQLRRSCSSCALSELCLPAGIDGADLAKLDMAVRDKRTLERGGALYRDGDPFHALYVVRSGSLKTFVQDHTGAVQILGFHLPGDIIGFDALATDQHVSQAEALERSSICELPYDRLQQVTAEVPALQRQLMRVISREVIEEHRHTVVLGRQQAQEQLAIFLKSLSDRYQRLQRDGTMLTLSMSRYDIANYLGLVVETVSRLFSRMEEMGVLEVNRKAVRIRQPELLASLCHGSSTAAKSRDAR from the coding sequence ATGGAACCAATCCCCGACGTGCTGGACCTGAACCAGCTTCGCCGCAGTTGCTCATCCTGTGCATTGAGCGAATTGTGTCTGCCCGCGGGCATCGACGGCGCCGATCTGGCCAAACTGGACATGGCAGTCCGCGACAAACGCACGCTTGAGCGCGGTGGCGCGCTGTATCGCGACGGCGATCCGTTCCATGCACTTTATGTGGTGCGCTCCGGCTCGCTGAAGACCTTCGTGCAAGACCACACGGGCGCGGTGCAGATTCTCGGCTTCCATCTTCCCGGCGATATCATCGGCTTCGACGCGTTGGCCACGGATCAACACGTCAGCCAGGCCGAGGCCCTCGAACGCAGCAGCATTTGTGAGTTGCCCTACGATCGCCTTCAACAAGTCACCGCCGAAGTACCGGCACTGCAGCGCCAGTTGATGCGTGTGATCAGCCGCGAAGTGATCGAGGAACACCGGCACACGGTGGTGCTGGGCCGGCAGCAGGCGCAGGAGCAACTGGCGATTTTCCTGAAGAGTCTGTCCGATCGCTACCAGCGACTGCAGCGCGACGGCACCATGCTGACCTTGTCGATGTCCCGCTACGACATCGCCAACTATCTCGGACTGGTGGTCGAGACAGTCAGTCGACTGTTCTCGCGCATGGAAGAAATGGGCGTGCTCGAAGTCAATCGCAAAGCGGTGCGCATTCGTCAGCCCGAACTGCTCGCCAGCCTCTGTCACGGCAGCAGCACGGCAGCGAAGAGCCGCGACGCCCGCTGA
- the tatA gene encoding twin-arginine translocase TatA/TatE family subunit — protein MSIWHLLILAVVVVLIFGTGKLSKIGPDLGAAIRGFKKSLNGDDDATRDDAALLRADPQSADSRPTPRTPETVDVKSR, from the coding sequence ATGAGCATTTGGCATCTACTTATCCTTGCCGTCGTGGTCGTGCTGATTTTCGGCACGGGCAAGCTGAGCAAGATTGGACCGGATCTCGGTGCGGCCATCCGGGGTTTCAAGAAAAGCCTGAATGGCGACGATGATGCGACGCGCGATGACGCCGCGTTGTTGCGCGCCGATCCGCAGTCCGCCGACAGCCGCCCCACCCCGCGGACGCCGGAAACTGTCGATGTGAAATCCAGGTAG
- the tatC gene encoding twin-arginine translocase subunit TatC, which produces MTSPDVGGIAEDLQSGVFTHLLELRSRLIKAVATVLLLLLALVPVTNRLYSLLAEPLVARLPHGAHLIATEVTSPFLTPLKLAFYVALLVSMPMILYQLWAFVSPGLYQKEKRLARPLLVAALLLFYVGCAFAYLLVLPAAFRFLTAMTPGGVEMMTDISHYLDFVMLVFFAFGLCFEVPVAVVILAAVGVVNLATLRKSRRYAIVGAFALSAFITPPDIASMIMLAVPMYLLYELGMLAVRWLVAPAKVDAGD; this is translated from the coding sequence GTGACAAGTCCTGATGTTGGCGGGATTGCGGAGGACCTTCAGTCTGGCGTGTTCACGCATCTTCTGGAGTTGCGCTCGCGTCTGATCAAGGCCGTCGCTACGGTCCTGCTCTTGCTGCTGGCGCTGGTACCGGTAACCAATCGCCTGTATTCGCTGTTGGCGGAGCCGCTGGTTGCCCGCTTGCCCCACGGCGCACACCTGATTGCCACCGAGGTGACCAGTCCGTTTCTGACCCCATTGAAGCTGGCTTTCTACGTGGCCCTGCTGGTCAGCATGCCGATGATCCTGTATCAGCTCTGGGCATTCGTCAGTCCGGGCCTGTACCAAAAGGAAAAGCGCCTAGCGCGCCCCTTGCTGGTTGCGGCCTTGCTGTTGTTCTACGTCGGCTGCGCGTTCGCCTACCTGCTGGTGCTGCCGGCAGCCTTTCGCTTTCTCACGGCAATGACGCCCGGCGGAGTCGAGATGATGACCGACATCAGTCACTATCTCGACTTTGTGATGCTGGTTTTCTTTGCCTTCGGGCTGTGCTTCGAGGTGCCCGTAGCCGTAGTGATCCTGGCTGCCGTCGGTGTCGTGAATCTTGCTACGCTGCGCAAAAGCCGCCGCTACGCGATTGTCGGTGCGTTCGCCCTATCTGCTTTCATCACACCACCAGACATCGCCTCGATGATCATGCTGGCCGTGCCGATGTATCTGCTTTACGAGTTGGGCATGCTGGCAGTGCGATGGCTGGTGGCACCAGCCAAAGTGGATGCCGGGGACTAA